Proteins co-encoded in one Streptosporangiales bacterium genomic window:
- a CDS encoding LysR family transcriptional regulator encodes MIDVHRLGILRAVSRNGSLAGAARSLRLTPSAVSQHVAALERSVGARVVDRSTRGVQLTAAGRLLVDAADAVAGELSDTERRLSQLVNGQAGRLAVATFSSAGQGLLPPAMAPMTARAEVDVQAIEAEPPGAVDLLRAGEVDVALVYHFRTRTPPRAWRDLHYVPLVEDHVRAVLPAQHPMSSRSEIRMADLADEWWVHGWGSCGEAMEAAAGYDPKVACRGSDYFFMMTMVAAGIGIALIPDVALGIVVDGVTIRPVRPTPVRYIGALLPRDRWSTPLTDELVDRLKAAAGDGTTRSVRDRAGARD; translated from the coding sequence GTGATCGACGTCCATCGCCTCGGCATCCTCCGCGCGGTGTCGAGGAACGGCAGCCTCGCCGGCGCCGCCAGGTCGTTGCGCCTCACCCCGTCCGCCGTATCGCAGCACGTCGCCGCGCTCGAGCGTTCCGTCGGCGCCAGGGTGGTCGACCGCAGCACCCGCGGCGTCCAGCTCACCGCCGCCGGTCGGCTGCTCGTCGACGCCGCCGACGCCGTCGCCGGGGAGCTGTCCGACACCGAGCGGCGGCTGTCCCAGCTCGTCAACGGCCAGGCCGGCCGGCTGGCCGTGGCCACCTTCTCCAGCGCCGGCCAGGGACTCCTGCCGCCCGCCATGGCGCCGATGACCGCGCGCGCCGAGGTCGACGTCCAGGCCATCGAGGCCGAACCCCCCGGGGCGGTCGACCTGCTGCGCGCGGGTGAGGTCGACGTCGCTCTGGTCTACCACTTCCGCACCAGGACTCCCCCACGCGCCTGGCGCGACCTGCACTACGTCCCGCTGGTCGAGGACCACGTGCGCGCCGTCCTCCCCGCGCAGCACCCGATGAGCAGCCGGTCGGAGATACGGATGGCCGACCTCGCCGACGAGTGGTGGGTGCACGGGTGGGGCTCGTGCGGCGAAGCGATGGAGGCGGCCGCCGGCTACGACCCCAAGGTCGCGTGCCGGGGCAGTGACTACTTCTTCATGATGACCATGGTCGCGGCGGGCATCGGCATCGCGCTCATCCCCGACGTCGCGCTCGGCATCGTCGTCGACGGCGTGACCATCCGTCCCGTCCGCCCCACCCCGGTGCGTTACATCGGCGCCCTCCTCCCCCGCGACCGCTGGTCCACCCCGCTCACCGACGAGCTCGTCGACCGGCTCAAGGCGGCCGCGGGCGACGGCACCACGCGGTCCGTACGCGACCGGGCCGGCGCGCGAGACTAG
- a CDS encoding Re/Si-specific NAD(P)(+) transhydrogenase subunit alpha: protein MRMAVPKETSPGERRVAIVPAVLPRLLEAGLDVVVEPGAGQAAGHSDDDYRAAGATVAGDALDGAELLVCVQPPAQAQVTRLTASAVTVSFLPIAQQVDLIRVLGESGRTAVAMELVPRISRAQSMDALSSQAVVAGYRAAVVAAERLPRFYPLFMTAAGTVPPARVLVLGAGVAGLQAIATSRRLGAMVRAYDVRTAAAEEVRSVGAEFVELDLPALDGAGGYAREMTEERSRLQRELLAPHVSESDVVIATAAVPGRPAPLLVLRDAVEAMRPGSVVVDLAAEQGGNVEGSRPGEEITVGAAVVWGGHNVPSQLPAQASQLYATNVVNLLALMVADGALAIDLADAILDACCVTHAGEVRHEQTRALLAEEVS, encoded by the coding sequence GTGCGGATGGCGGTGCCGAAGGAGACGAGCCCCGGCGAGCGGCGCGTCGCCATCGTGCCCGCGGTGCTCCCGCGGCTGCTCGAGGCGGGGCTCGACGTCGTCGTCGAGCCCGGTGCGGGTCAGGCGGCCGGTCACTCCGACGACGACTACCGCGCCGCGGGTGCGACGGTGGCCGGCGACGCTCTCGACGGTGCGGAGCTGCTGGTCTGCGTGCAACCGCCCGCGCAGGCGCAGGTCACGCGACTCACCGCGTCGGCCGTCACCGTGTCGTTCCTGCCGATCGCGCAGCAGGTCGACCTGATCCGCGTCCTCGGCGAGAGCGGACGCACGGCCGTCGCCATGGAGCTGGTGCCGCGGATCTCGCGCGCCCAGTCCATGGACGCACTGTCCTCGCAGGCGGTCGTGGCGGGCTACCGGGCCGCGGTGGTCGCGGCGGAGCGACTGCCCAGGTTCTACCCCCTCTTCATGACCGCCGCGGGCACCGTGCCGCCCGCCCGCGTGCTCGTCCTCGGCGCCGGCGTGGCAGGCCTCCAGGCGATCGCCACGTCCCGCCGCCTGGGTGCGATGGTGCGGGCGTACGACGTGCGCACCGCGGCCGCGGAGGAGGTCAGGAGCGTGGGGGCGGAGTTCGTCGAGCTCGACCTGCCCGCTCTCGACGGCGCGGGTGGTTACGCCAGGGAGATGACCGAGGAACGCTCACGCCTGCAGCGCGAGCTGCTCGCCCCGCACGTCTCGGAGTCCGACGTCGTCATCGCGACCGCCGCGGTGCCCGGCCGACCGGCGCCGCTGCTCGTCCTGCGGGACGCCGTCGAGGCGATGCGACCGGGCTCCGTCGTCGTCGACCTCGCCGCGGAGCAGGGCGGCAACGTCGAGGGCTCGCGGCCGGGCGAGGAGATCACGGTCGGCGCCGCGGTGGTGTGGGGCGGCCACAACGTGCCGAGCCAGCTGCCGGCGCAGGCGAGCCAGCTGTACGCGACCAACGTCGTCAACCTGCTCGCGCTGATGGTCGCTGACGGCGCGCTGGCGATCGACCTCGCGGACGCGATCCTCGACGCCTGCTGCGTGACGCACGCCGGCGAGGTCCGCCACGAGCAGACGAGGGCACTGCTCGCCGAGGAGGTCTCGTAA
- a CDS encoding NAD(P) transhydrogenase subunit alpha has translation MDGVALLTVFVLAVFVGYEVISKVSSTLHTPLMSGSNAISGIVLVGTIAIAARVESTLGFAVALVAVALGAVNLVGGFVVTDRMLRMFRGSRGKEPRE, from the coding sequence ATGGATGGCGTCGCGCTGCTGACCGTCTTCGTGCTCGCGGTGTTCGTGGGCTACGAGGTCATCTCCAAGGTGTCGTCGACCCTGCACACACCACTGATGTCCGGCTCCAACGCGATCAGCGGCATCGTCCTCGTCGGCACCATCGCCATCGCCGCCCGGGTCGAGTCGACGCTCGGGTTCGCGGTGGCCCTCGTCGCGGTCGCGCTCGGCGCCGTCAACCTGGTGGGCGGGTTCGTCGTGACCGACCGGATGCTCCGGATGTTCCGCGGCAGCCGCGGCAAGGAGCCGCGCGAATGA
- a CDS encoding NAD(P)(+) transhydrogenase (Re/Si-specific) subunit beta: MTGTWASLAYLLAAVCFVVALKGLSSPKGARLGNLIGALGALVSVVVVFLVERPERLVAVLAALVVGGAVGTVAARRVGMTAMPQMVALFNGVGGAAGALVALLDFATPTDPDVPHLTVTAFTVFIGSVTFSGSVLTFAKLQELMTGRPVVFPGGRWVFLAAVLASVAAAVWIALGGPLGVAVALAVLSLALGVLLVLPVGGADVPIVIALLNAFSGITVAASGYVLGNVLLIIAGTLVGASGVLLSQLMARAMGRSLVNIMFGAFGGGSTLGDTTATDRPVRSVGPQDVAILLAYARKVIVAPGYGLAVAQAQHALSDLADELGRRGIEVVYAIHPVAGRMPGHMNVLLAEADVPYAKLKEMEIVNPEFRTADVALVVGANDVVNPAARSAPGSPIYGMPILAADDARAIVFLKRSLRPGFAGIDNELLHDPKTTLLFGDAKDSLASLVAAVKAL, encoded by the coding sequence ATGACGGGCACCTGGGCGTCCCTCGCCTACCTGCTCGCGGCGGTCTGCTTCGTCGTCGCGCTGAAGGGCCTGTCCTCGCCGAAGGGTGCGCGGCTGGGCAACCTCATCGGTGCGCTGGGCGCGCTGGTGTCGGTCGTGGTCGTCTTCCTCGTCGAACGCCCGGAGCGGCTGGTGGCGGTCCTGGCGGCGCTCGTCGTCGGCGGCGCGGTCGGCACGGTGGCGGCACGGCGGGTCGGCATGACGGCCATGCCCCAGATGGTCGCGCTCTTCAACGGCGTCGGAGGAGCGGCCGGCGCGCTCGTCGCCCTCCTCGACTTCGCGACACCGACCGACCCCGACGTGCCGCACCTGACGGTCACCGCGTTCACCGTGTTCATCGGCTCGGTGACGTTCTCCGGCTCCGTCCTCACGTTCGCCAAGCTGCAGGAGCTGATGACCGGCCGGCCGGTGGTGTTCCCGGGTGGTCGCTGGGTCTTCCTCGCCGCCGTGCTCGCGTCCGTCGCCGCCGCGGTCTGGATCGCGCTCGGCGGACCGCTCGGCGTCGCGGTCGCGCTCGCGGTGCTGAGCCTGGCGCTCGGCGTGCTCCTGGTGCTGCCGGTCGGCGGCGCCGACGTCCCGATCGTGATCGCGCTGCTCAACGCCTTCAGCGGCATCACGGTGGCCGCGAGCGGCTACGTCCTCGGCAACGTCCTGCTCATCATCGCCGGCACCCTGGTCGGCGCGTCGGGCGTGCTGCTCAGCCAGCTGATGGCCAGGGCGATGGGACGGTCGCTGGTCAACATCATGTTCGGCGCGTTCGGCGGCGGCTCCACGCTGGGCGACACCACTGCCACGGACCGGCCGGTGCGGTCGGTGGGCCCGCAGGACGTCGCAATCCTGCTGGCGTACGCGCGCAAGGTCATCGTCGCACCCGGGTACGGCCTGGCGGTGGCGCAGGCCCAGCACGCGCTCAGCGATCTCGCCGACGAGCTCGGCCGCCGCGGCATCGAGGTCGTGTACGCGATCCATCCGGTCGCCGGCCGGATGCCCGGGCACATGAACGTCCTCCTCGCGGAGGCCGACGTGCCCTACGCGAAGCTGAAGGAGATGGAGATCGTCAACCCGGAGTTCAGGACCGCGGACGTCGCGCTGGTCGTCGGTGCCAACGACGTCGTGAACCCGGCGGCACGATCGGCACCCGGCTCGCCGATCTACGGCATGCCGATACTCGCGGCGGACGACGCCAGGGCGATCGTGTTCCTCAAGCGGTCGCTGCGCCCCGGCTTCGCCGGCATCGACAACGAGTTGCTCCACGACCCGAAGACCACTCTGTTGTTCGGCGACGCGAAGGACTCCCTGGCCAGCCTGGTGGCGGCGGTCAAGGCGCTCTGA
- a CDS encoding MmgE/PrpD family protein produces MTGLVGEVARFAVSVRDGGLDPALQRDAARRVLDMTGNCLLASDDEIGRIATAVADRWGGNEVAGVLGSRRRYPGPSAALVNGTLAHSFDFDDTHLPSVLHPSSSVIPAALAVAEEVGASGADLLAAVAVGDEICVRLGMAGYDEELGNSIFFERGQHATAICGAVAGAAAAAMLTGLDADGIASAMGVAASMGSGLLEANRTGGTVKRAHCGWAAHAAVAATDLARAGLTGPPTVLEGRFGFFQAWCGDAADPQVVVRDLGTSWELPGIFFKPYPCNHFTHAGIDAALRLRDEGLEPADITDIELGAPTSVLRTIAQPPEVKAAPPTGYAAAFSGPYTVAAALDGGGGLGVWIDDFTDAAASDPRRRELAAKVRCVPDERCDQIFPHQFPAVLRVRTRDGRTLEHRVDVNRGGPQRPLSDDELGAKFFLGAGRVLSDAQSKTLLDAVLGLAEAPSVREVVALTTPVRAP; encoded by the coding sequence GTGACCGGACTGGTCGGCGAGGTCGCGCGCTTCGCGGTGTCCGTACGCGACGGTGGGCTCGACCCTGCACTGCAACGCGACGCCGCCCGGCGCGTACTGGACATGACCGGCAACTGCCTACTCGCGAGCGACGACGAGATCGGACGGATCGCGACCGCGGTCGCCGACCGGTGGGGCGGCAACGAGGTCGCCGGTGTCCTCGGCAGCCGGCGCCGGTACCCCGGACCGAGTGCCGCCCTGGTCAACGGCACGCTTGCGCACTCGTTCGATTTCGACGACACGCACCTTCCGTCCGTGCTGCATCCGAGTTCGTCGGTGATTCCCGCCGCGCTCGCCGTCGCCGAGGAGGTGGGAGCGAGCGGCGCGGACCTGCTGGCCGCCGTCGCCGTCGGGGACGAGATCTGCGTCCGGCTCGGGATGGCCGGCTACGACGAGGAGCTCGGCAACTCGATCTTCTTCGAACGCGGTCAGCACGCGACGGCGATCTGCGGAGCGGTCGCGGGTGCCGCCGCCGCGGCGATGCTCACCGGGCTCGACGCCGACGGCATCGCCTCGGCGATGGGAGTCGCCGCGAGCATGGGCTCGGGCCTGCTGGAGGCGAACCGCACGGGCGGCACCGTCAAGCGCGCGCACTGTGGCTGGGCCGCCCATGCCGCGGTCGCCGCCACCGATCTCGCCCGAGCCGGCCTGACCGGGCCGCCGACCGTCCTCGAGGGACGGTTCGGGTTCTTCCAGGCCTGGTGCGGAGACGCGGCCGATCCTCAGGTCGTGGTCCGCGATCTGGGTACCTCCTGGGAGCTCCCCGGCATCTTCTTCAAGCCGTACCCGTGCAACCACTTCACCCACGCCGGCATCGACGCGGCGCTGCGGCTGCGAGACGAGGGCCTCGAACCCGCCGACATCACCGACATCGAGCTCGGTGCGCCCACCTCGGTGCTCCGCACGATCGCGCAACCCCCCGAGGTCAAGGCGGCACCCCCGACCGGCTACGCCGCCGCGTTCTCCGGGCCGTACACGGTGGCCGCCGCGCTCGACGGCGGTGGCGGTCTCGGCGTGTGGATCGACGACTTCACCGATGCCGCGGCGAGCGATCCGCGTCGACGTGAGCTGGCCGCGAAGGTCCGCTGCGTCCCCGACGAGCGGTGCGACCAGATCTTCCCCCACCAGTTCCCTGCCGTCCTACGGGTACGAACCCGCGACGGACGCACCCTGGAGCACCGCGTCGACGTCAACCGCGGTGGCCCGCAGCGCCCGCTGTCCGACGACGAGCTCGGCGCCAAGTTCTTCCTCGGTGCCGGTCGGGTGCTCAGCGACGCGCAGTCGAAGACGCTGCTCGACGCCGTGCTCGGTCTGGCCGAGGCGCCGTCCGTGCGCGAGGTCGTCGCCCTCACGACGCCGGTCAGAGCGCCTTGA
- a CDS encoding cyclase family protein codes for MSDTLLEAIARGVTVYDLAQPFESGMPCSPNHPGFRLALLRRHGDMVRADGSSAANELIVTGGHVGTHVDALAHVSFEGLLHGGLSAAENQVGGRMSRLGADEIAPMVCRGILLDVARLHGLDTLAGGRGVDADDLRSAARDAGVEPSRGDVVLVRTGWARHWTDPTTYLGQETGVPGVTEDAASWLADRGVRATGADTTAYERIPAGAGHRSLPVHRLLLVEHGVHIIEHLDLEGLARDRVAEFGFVLAPLKIVGGTGSPVRPLALVASVSSVPQKG; via the coding sequence ATGAGCGACACTCTGCTCGAGGCCATCGCCCGTGGCGTCACCGTGTACGACCTGGCGCAGCCGTTCGAATCGGGGATGCCGTGCTCTCCGAACCACCCGGGCTTTCGGCTGGCGCTGCTGCGCCGCCACGGTGACATGGTGCGAGCCGACGGGAGCTCGGCGGCCAACGAGCTGATCGTCACCGGCGGCCACGTCGGCACCCATGTCGACGCCCTCGCCCACGTGTCCTTCGAGGGACTCCTCCACGGTGGCCTGTCCGCGGCAGAGAACCAGGTCGGCGGCCGGATGTCGAGGCTGGGCGCCGACGAGATCGCGCCGATGGTGTGCCGGGGGATCCTGCTCGACGTCGCCCGGCTGCACGGCCTCGACACCCTGGCCGGCGGCCGGGGCGTCGACGCCGACGACCTGCGGAGCGCGGCGCGCGACGCCGGTGTCGAACCGTCCCGGGGCGACGTCGTGCTCGTCAGGACCGGCTGGGCACGGCACTGGACGGATCCCACCACCTACCTCGGGCAGGAGACGGGCGTCCCCGGCGTCACCGAGGACGCCGCGTCGTGGCTCGCGGACCGTGGTGTCCGCGCCACCGGCGCCGACACGACCGCCTACGAACGGATCCCTGCCGGTGCCGGCCACCGCTCGTTGCCCGTGCATCGGCTGCTGCTCGTCGAGCACGGCGTGCACATCATCGAGCACCTCGATCTCGAGGGCCTGGCGAGGGACCGGGTAGCGGAGTTCGGGTTCGTGCTCGCGCCGCTGAAGATCGTCGGCGGCACCGGCTCACCGGTCCGCCCGTTGGCCCTCGTCGCGTCGGTCTCCTCCGTTCCACAGAAAGGGTGA
- a CDS encoding CoA transferase: MDRPGVVVTPAPTPLAGLKVVDVATLFAGPMAATMLADVGADVVKVEHPQGDPVRHHGASRNGIGLWWKLLARNKRAVTLHLGTPEGQDLFRRLTADADVVVENFRPGTLERWGLGYDVLSRDNPGLVLARVTGFGQFGPYANRPGFGTLAEAMSGFAAITGEPDGPPVLPPFGLADGIAAMMTAFAVLTALRARDLTGRGQVVDLAIIEPILTVLGPQPTVYDQLGVLQQRTGNRSSNNAPRNTYRTKDERWVAVSTSAQNVAERVMRLVGRPDVVDEPWFAAGSGRAAHADELDAAVGDWIARRTRAEVIEEFERAHAAVAPIYDAADVLDDPQFAALGSLVTLDDPDLGPLRMQNVPFRLSETPGAVRWAGPRLGEHNAEVYGALGLTAEDLTQLRDTGVT, translated from the coding sequence CTGGACCGGCCCGGTGTCGTCGTGACACCGGCACCGACACCTCTCGCGGGCCTCAAGGTCGTCGACGTGGCGACGCTGTTCGCCGGCCCCATGGCCGCGACGATGCTCGCCGACGTCGGCGCCGATGTCGTCAAGGTCGAGCATCCGCAGGGCGATCCGGTGCGTCACCACGGTGCGAGCAGGAACGGCATCGGGCTCTGGTGGAAGCTCCTCGCGCGCAACAAGCGCGCCGTCACCCTGCACCTCGGCACACCGGAGGGACAGGACCTCTTCCGACGGCTCACCGCGGATGCCGACGTCGTCGTCGAGAACTTCCGGCCGGGCACCCTGGAGCGCTGGGGTCTTGGCTACGACGTGCTCTCTCGCGACAACCCGGGCCTGGTGCTCGCGCGGGTCACCGGCTTCGGGCAGTTCGGCCCGTACGCCAATCGGCCGGGCTTCGGCACGCTCGCCGAGGCGATGAGCGGGTTCGCCGCCATCACCGGAGAGCCCGACGGCCCTCCGGTGCTGCCGCCGTTCGGCCTCGCGGACGGGATCGCCGCGATGATGACGGCGTTCGCCGTGCTCACGGCCCTGCGCGCACGCGACCTGACCGGCCGCGGGCAGGTGGTCGACCTGGCGATCATCGAGCCGATCCTCACCGTGCTCGGCCCGCAGCCGACCGTCTACGACCAGCTCGGCGTGCTCCAGCAGCGCACCGGCAACCGGTCGTCCAACAACGCGCCTCGCAACACCTACCGCACCAAGGACGAGCGATGGGTGGCGGTCTCGACGAGCGCGCAGAACGTCGCCGAGCGGGTGATGCGCCTCGTCGGTCGTCCCGACGTCGTCGACGAGCCCTGGTTCGCCGCCGGGAGCGGGCGGGCCGCGCACGCGGACGAGCTCGACGCGGCCGTCGGCGACTGGATCGCACGACGCACGAGGGCCGAGGTGATCGAGGAGTTCGAGCGTGCCCACGCCGCCGTCGCGCCGATCTACGACGCCGCAGACGTGCTCGACGACCCGCAGTTCGCCGCGCTCGGCTCCCTGGTCACCCTCGACGACCCCGACCTCGGGCCGCTCAGGATGCAGAACGTCCCGTTCCGCCTCTCCGAGACCCCGGGCGCCGTCCGGTGGGCGGGCCCACGCCTCGGCGAGCACAACGCCGAGGTGTACGGCGCCCTCGGGCTGACCGCGGAGGACCTGACGCAGCTCCGCGACACGGGCGTCACATGA
- a CDS encoding helix-turn-helix domain-containing protein, which translates to MARRPIVPLEETHRSSGTEAAARVADVLLLFTRGPASLGVSAIARELGLSKAVVHRILQSLASRQVVELHPDGHGYQLGRAAVALGARAMRDLDLRRAARPVLRRLREETQETTSLSELLGTARVYLDQFEGPQEVKVVLELGRPHQLHAGGSGKVILAFLPAETRERILAGSLEHVTPKTVTDPGALRAELEEIAKAGYAGSIGERQRGVGSVAAPVFGMDGDVLGAVSVCGPTERFDAQAIEEHAPKVRKAAEEVSKALGWTGPVSS; encoded by the coding sequence ATGGCACGTCGACCAATCGTTCCGCTAGAGGAAACGCACAGGTCGAGCGGTACCGAGGCAGCGGCCCGGGTCGCCGACGTGTTGCTGCTCTTCACCAGGGGACCTGCGTCCCTGGGAGTCAGCGCGATCGCACGTGAGCTCGGCCTGTCCAAGGCGGTCGTCCACCGGATCCTCCAGTCCCTGGCCTCACGACAGGTCGTCGAGCTCCACCCCGACGGCCACGGGTACCAGCTGGGTCGGGCCGCCGTGGCCCTCGGAGCCCGAGCCATGCGCGATCTCGATCTGCGGCGGGCCGCGCGTCCGGTGCTGCGCCGGTTGCGCGAGGAGACGCAGGAGACCACCTCCCTGTCCGAGCTCCTCGGGACCGCCCGCGTGTATCTCGACCAGTTCGAGGGTCCCCAGGAGGTCAAGGTCGTTCTCGAGCTCGGCCGCCCGCACCAGCTGCACGCCGGTGGCAGCGGCAAGGTGATCCTGGCGTTCCTCCCCGCCGAGACCCGCGAGCGCATCCTCGCGGGGAGCCTCGAACACGTCACGCCGAAGACCGTGACGGACCCCGGCGCCCTCCGCGCCGAGCTCGAAGAGATCGCGAAGGCCGGTTACGCCGGGTCCATCGGCGAACGTCAGCGCGGGGTCGGCTCGGTGGCGGCTCCGGTGTTCGGCATGGACGGCGACGTACTCGGCGCCGTGAGCGTGTGCGGACCGACCGAGCGGTTCGACGCCCAGGCGATCGAGGAGCATGCTCCGAAGGTCCGCAAGGCGGCAGAAGAGGTCTCGAAGGCACTCGGCTGGACCGGCCCGGTGTCGTCGTGA
- a CDS encoding MmgE/PrpD family protein, producing the protein MTTRERGPARPGGGDDPPADARYAPVVADFASALDFDDIPSDVVDRAVIDIMDALGCAMFGQNLTIARQLERALLEPAGAGPATIWGSDRTAAPETASLVNGTLVHSFELDDLHHTAILHPGGVALSAALALGESVGVSGRDLLTAQVVGIEVSSRVGLAVGPSMLGRGWHNNGVLGVFASASAASRVLRLDPAATRNALGVAGSLAAGLMASQYGSMVKRMHAGHAAQTGVRSAVLAREGFTGIDDIFAEGYGNFLPAFADSWDRGELTSELGRRWETSNVGFKRFSCCGSNHSTIDVLLDLRARHSFVGSDVDEIAITCSSSNREHVGWPYRPDTVTTAQMNLAYCAAVTLIDGECFVEQFVEERLDDPAVLALVDRVRITADPAIDARGRAGRHEVTVDVRLRDGRRLRGAATSPRGSASAPLTQDELIAKFVRLASTRMDRGRVDVLVSTVQSLPDVSDVRDMTKKLSLRGA; encoded by the coding sequence ATGACGACGCGAGAACGGGGGCCGGCGCGGCCGGGAGGCGGAGACGATCCTCCCGCTGACGCCCGGTACGCCCCGGTCGTCGCCGACTTCGCGTCAGCACTCGACTTCGACGACATCCCTTCCGACGTCGTCGACAGGGCCGTGATCGACATCATGGACGCGCTCGGGTGCGCGATGTTCGGGCAGAACCTCACGATCGCCCGACAGCTGGAACGCGCTCTGCTCGAGCCGGCGGGCGCGGGACCCGCGACGATCTGGGGCAGCGACAGGACGGCCGCACCGGAGACCGCGAGCCTCGTCAACGGAACGCTCGTCCACTCCTTCGAGCTCGACGACCTGCATCACACTGCGATCCTGCATCCCGGTGGCGTGGCGCTGTCCGCCGCCCTGGCGCTCGGTGAGTCGGTGGGTGTGTCGGGAAGAGACCTCCTCACGGCGCAGGTGGTCGGGATCGAGGTCAGCAGTCGCGTCGGACTCGCGGTCGGGCCCTCCATGCTCGGCAGGGGCTGGCACAACAACGGCGTGCTCGGCGTCTTCGCGTCCGCGTCCGCCGCGAGTCGCGTCCTCCGGCTCGATCCCGCGGCGACGAGAAACGCCCTCGGGGTGGCCGGCAGTCTCGCCGCGGGACTCATGGCGTCGCAGTACGGCTCGATGGTGAAGCGCATGCACGCCGGGCACGCCGCACAGACCGGTGTGCGATCAGCCGTCCTGGCGCGTGAGGGGTTCACCGGCATCGACGACATCTTCGCCGAGGGCTACGGGAACTTCCTGCCCGCCTTCGCCGACAGCTGGGACCGCGGCGAGCTGACCTCGGAGCTGGGGCGACGCTGGGAGACGTCGAACGTCGGCTTCAAGCGCTTCTCGTGCTGCGGGAGCAACCACAGCACGATCGACGTGCTCCTCGACCTGCGCGCGCGACACTCCTTCGTGGGTTCCGATGTGGACGAGATCGCCATCACGTGCTCGTCGTCGAATCGAGAGCATGTCGGTTGGCCGTACCGACCCGACACGGTCACGACGGCCCAGATGAACCTCGCCTACTGCGCGGCGGTGACGCTGATCGACGGCGAGTGCTTCGTGGAGCAGTTCGTCGAGGAACGCCTCGACGACCCGGCGGTGCTGGCGCTCGTCGACAGGGTACGCATCACGGCGGATCCGGCCATCGACGCACGGGGGAGGGCAGGTCGCCACGAGGTGACCGTCGACGTGCGGCTCCGTGACGGACGGAGGCTGCGCGGTGCCGCCACGTCCCCCCGCGGCAGCGCGTCCGCACCGCTGACCCAGGACGAGCTGATTGCCAAGTTCGTCCGGCTCGCATCCACCCGCATGGACCGTGGACGTGTCGACGTCCTCGTCTCCACCGTGCAGTCCCTGCCAGACGTGTCCGATGTGCGCGACATGACGAAGAAGCTCTCCCTGAGAGGAGCTTGA